One Pocillopora verrucosa isolate sample1 chromosome 10, ASM3666991v2, whole genome shotgun sequence genomic window carries:
- the LOC131773376 gene encoding kelch-like protein 2 has translation MAEVSSDDEDDEHVSIPQETLDCHGPFDITLVVEDGIEINAHKQVLSKASEFFDILLNGKMRESTERVIQLEMLTEADLRHVLEFVYNGNLQILTKDQAQHLYAVADYLFVQGLQKLCEDYLISKLNISNCISTYSFAQIYSSEKLISFAMRFILSNFTAVAKEEEFLNLSIEAVKVWISSDEINIDAEKDVYHVIVAWVACDVNERMEYFAELLSLVRLVYISRDYLVNHIATSDIVRESESCFRLVRNIINSIDRGNPENTIFAPPRKSLETTVIVSCIQKGPEQLLCYYPCRKRWFKSRNPSLICDQVISSHGKLYFISKHERTLLRYDPFFDQWKTLSVEGTRELLQFFVSDEGDMYSLELDIETSCSDCASLPPPKTDRHHLEGMVNVVSCGKQHLSCITKYDHESNRWKQITSFDLGSRKGTCFISNADYIYLIGGINRETNEILSVVNRYNLRTNKWEKVADIQEGRERAYGVASQGKIFITGGSKDICVSTSCEMYNENTNKWHSIASRRMPRRRGSMICADNKLYVVDGYVWNERGFRGKIECYDAEEDEWSEVTEIPVEQGMYTWYLVNSCKLRVFKGTSLRWKPVTV, from the coding sequence ATGGCGGAAGTAAGCAGtgatgatgaagacgatgaaCACGTCTCTATACCTCAAGAAACGCTTGATTGTCACGGTCCTTTTGATATTACTTTGGTGGTCGAAGATGGCATCGAAATCAATGCTCATAAGCAAGTTCTTTCGAAAGCAAGTGAATTCTTTGACATACTGCTCAACGGTAAAATGAGGGAGAGTACGGAAAGAGTAATTCAATTAGAAATGCTTACTGAGGCTGACTTACGACACGTTTTAGAGTTTGTTTACAACGGAAATTTACAGATATTGACCAAAGATCAAGCCCAGCATTTATACGCAGTGGCTGACTATTTGTTCGTTCAGGGATTACAAAAATTATGTGAAGACTATTTAATAAGTAAGTTGAACATTTCAAATTGCATATCAACCTACTCTTTTGCGCAAATTTACAGCAGTGAGAAACTGATATCCTTCGCCATGCGATTCATCCTTTCAAATTTCACTGCTGTGGCAAAAGAGGAGGAGTTTTTGAACTTGTCGATCGAGGCAGTCAAAGTATGGATCTCAAGCGATGAAATTAACATTGACGCCGAGAAAGATGTTTACCACGTCATTGTTGCGTGGGTTGCGTGTGATGTTAACGAGCGCATGGAATATTTTGCCGAGTTACTCTCTCTTGTCAGATTAGTCTATATATCACGTGATTATCTTGTCAATCACATTGCGACAAGTGACATTGTGCGAGAAAGTGAAAGTTGCTTTAGACTCGTGAGGAACATTATAAATTCAATTGATAGAGGGAATCCTGAAAACACCATATTCGCACCACCTAGAAAGTCGCTTGAGACAACGGTTATAGTTTCTTGTATACAAAAAGGACCAGAGCAACTGCTATGTTACTATCCATGTAGAAAAAGGTGGTTTAAGTCACGTAATCCTTCACTCATATGTGACCAAGTAATTTCATCTCATGGAAAACTTTACTTCATATCCAAGCACGAGCGCACACTGTTACGATATGATCCCTTCTTTGATCAATGGAAGACTTTGTCGGTAGAAGGAACACGAGAGTTGCTGCAATTTTTTGTCAGTGATGAAGGTGATATGTACTCATTGGAACTCGACATTGAAACATCTTGCTCAGATTGTGCTTCTCTGCCTCCTCCTAAGACAGACCGCCATCACCTCGAAGGGATGGTGAATGTCGTATCTTGTGGCAAGCAACATCTATCCTGTATCACCAAATACGACCATGAATCCAACCGCTGGAAGCAGATAACATCATTTGATTTGGGTTCAAGGAAAGGAACATGCTTCATAAGTAATGCTGATTACATATATCTTATCGGTGGTATCAATCGAGAAACAAACGAGATTCTGTCCGTCGTTAACAGGTATAACTTACGCACAAACAAGTGGGAAAAAGTAGCTGATATTCAAGAAGGGAGGGAACGAGCTTACGGAGTCGCTtctcaaggaaaaatttttatcactggTGGCTCCAAGGATATCTGTGTTTCAACATCTTGTGAAATGTACAACGAAAACACCAACAAATGGCACTCCATAGCCAGCCGTCGCATGCCACGACGTCGTGGAAGCATGATCTGTGCCGATAATAAGTTGTATGTAGTAGATGGTTATGTTTGGAACGAGAGAGGATTCAGAGGAAAGATCGAATGTTATGATGCTGAAGAGGACGAGTGGAGCGAGGTGACCGAAATACCTGTGGAGCAAGGCATGTATACTTGGTACCTCGTGAATTCCTGTAAACTTAGAGTTTTTAAAGGAACTAGTCTTCGATGGAAACCCGTCACTGTGTAA